In Anabrus simplex isolate iqAnaSimp1 chromosome 4, ASM4041472v1, whole genome shotgun sequence, a single genomic region encodes these proteins:
- the LOC137500424 gene encoding probable cytochrome P450 49a1 — MMKRSPDAQKDMSVLETLLVRNEDPMIPFVMALDMLLAGIDTTANLTAKAAHFLSRNQDKQEILYEELKRILPRKDQEITANNLEDMKYLKACLKETARISPVFPANFRQTPTDMVIGNYQIPKGINLILDHKVLCHLEENFPEPQKFIPERWLKDGDQLQNAHPFVYLPFGFGPRTCIGRRFAELESAALIANIFRNFRLEHDEDLKEVVNVMSAVGNKLNFRLEDRS, encoded by the exons ATGATGAAGAGGTCTCCCGACGCCCAAAAGGATATGAGTGTGCTAGAGACTCTTCTAGTCCGGAATGAAGACCCAATGATTCCGTTCGTGATGGCACTTGATATGTTGCTTGCAGGAATAGACACG ACTGCTAACTTAACTGCAAAAGCAGCCCATTTTCTATCAAGGAACCAGGATAAGCAAGAGATCCTTTATGAAGAACTTAAAAGAATTTTGCCAAGAAAAGATCAAGAAATTACTGCGAATAACTTGGAAGACATGAAATACCTTAAAGCCTGCCTCAAAGAAACAGCAAG AATTTCACCCGTCTTTCCTGCGAACTTCAGGCAAACGCCCACTGATATGGTCATCGGCAACTACCAAATTCCGAAAGGG ATTAACCTCATCTTGGACCACAAGgtactgtgccatcttgaagaaaaTTTCCCAGAGCCTCAGAAGTTCATCCCTGAAAGGTGGCTGAAGGATGGTGATCAACTTCAAAATGCGCATCCCTTCGTATATTTGCCTTTTGGATTTGGACCCAGAACGTGTATTGGAAGACGGTTCGCTGAGTTAGAGTCAGCAGCACTAATTGCTAAC ATATTCCGCAATTTCCGTCTGGAGCATGACGAAGATTTGAAGGAAGTAGTTAATGTTATGTCTGCTGTTGGAAACAAATTGAACTTCAGACTAGAAGACAGATCGTAG